A genome region from Pseudomonas sp. S06B 330 includes the following:
- the cysK gene encoding cysteine synthase A yields MSRIYADNAHSIGNTPLVQINRIAPRGVTILAKTEGRNPGYSVKCRIGANMIWDAESSGKLKTGMTIVEPTSGNTGIGLAFVAAARGYKLQLTMPASMSIERRKVLKALGAELVLTDPAKGMKGAIEKANEIVASDPSSYYLPGQFENPANPAIHEKTTGPEIWNDTDGAVDVLVAGVGTGGTITGISRYIKLTQGKAILSVAVEPITSPVITQARAGEELKPNPHKIQGIGAGFVPKNLDLAMVDQVELVSDDESKTMALRLMQEEGILCGISSGAAMAAAVRLAEKPEMQGKTIVVILPDSGERYLSSMLFADLFTEQENQQ; encoded by the coding sequence ATGAGCCGTATCTATGCTGACAATGCGCATTCCATCGGCAACACGCCGCTGGTGCAGATCAACCGTATCGCCCCACGTGGGGTCACCATCCTGGCCAAGACCGAAGGGCGTAATCCGGGCTATTCGGTCAAGTGCCGGATCGGCGCGAACATGATCTGGGACGCAGAAAGCAGCGGTAAGCTCAAGACCGGCATGACCATTGTCGAGCCGACCTCGGGCAACACCGGTATTGGCCTGGCCTTCGTTGCGGCAGCCCGAGGCTATAAATTGCAGTTGACCATGCCGGCCTCGATGAGCATCGAACGGCGCAAGGTGCTCAAGGCGTTAGGGGCCGAACTGGTGCTGACCGACCCTGCCAAGGGCATGAAAGGCGCGATCGAAAAAGCCAATGAAATTGTCGCCAGCGACCCCTCCAGCTACTACTTGCCCGGCCAGTTCGAGAACCCGGCCAACCCGGCGATCCATGAGAAAACCACGGGTCCGGAAATCTGGAACGATACCGATGGCGCGGTCGATGTGCTGGTCGCCGGGGTCGGCACCGGCGGTACCATTACTGGCATCTCGCGCTATATCAAACTGACGCAGGGCAAGGCGATTCTCTCGGTGGCGGTCGAGCCAATCACTTCACCTGTCATTACCCAGGCTCGTGCCGGTGAAGAGCTCAAGCCCAACCCGCACAAGATCCAGGGCATTGGCGCCGGTTTTGTACCGAAGAACCTTGATCTGGCCATGGTCGACCAGGTGGAGCTGGTCAGCGATGACGAGTCCAAAACCATGGCCCTGCGCTTGATGCAGGAAGAGGGCATTCTCTGCGGGATCTCCTCGGGGGCCGCCATGGCGGCGGCCGTGCGCCTGGCGGAAAAACCTGAGATGCAGGGCAAGACCATCGTCGTCATCCTCCCGGACTCTGGTGAACGTTACTTGTCGAGCATGCTCTTTGCTGACCTTTTCACCGAGCAGGAAAACCAGCAGTAA
- a CDS encoding DUF748 domain-containing protein produces the protein MKRRYRWSLWGLLSIVLLLLALHLALPVLVRNYLNDKLADMGDYRGQITDVDLALWRGAYRINGLNIVKTTGKVPVPFLQAPVIDLSVSWHALWYDHAVVAEVVFVRPELNFVDGASKQTSQTGQGTDWRQQLEKLLPITLNEVRINNGALTFRNFNSKPPVNLKASQLDASIRNLTNVEDLKGRRDARFEGKALLLGDAQVQSSATFDPFSDFDDFQFRLRVTGIELRRLNDFARAYGKFDFNAGHGDLVIEAEAQKGRLNGYIKPLLRDVDVFNWQQDVQEEDKGFFRSIWEALVGGGETVLKNQRKNQFATRVELSGSVHKSNISAFEAFLQILRNGFIQAFNARYEQPPPKSD, from the coding sequence ATGAAACGTCGCTATCGCTGGTCCTTGTGGGGGCTGTTGAGCATTGTCCTGTTACTGCTGGCCCTGCATCTGGCCTTACCGGTACTGGTGCGCAACTACCTCAATGACAAACTTGCCGACATGGGTGATTACCGCGGCCAGATCACCGACGTCGACCTGGCCTTATGGCGCGGGGCTTACAGAATCAACGGCCTGAACATCGTCAAGACCACCGGTAAGGTGCCGGTGCCGTTTCTTCAGGCGCCCGTCATCGACCTGTCGGTCAGTTGGCATGCGCTGTGGTACGACCATGCAGTGGTGGCCGAAGTGGTGTTTGTGCGCCCCGAACTGAACTTCGTCGACGGTGCCAGCAAGCAGACTTCGCAGACCGGTCAGGGCACCGACTGGCGCCAGCAGCTGGAAAAGCTGCTGCCCATTACCCTCAACGAGGTACGCATCAACAACGGCGCCCTGACCTTTCGTAACTTCAATTCCAAACCGCCGGTCAACCTCAAGGCCAGCCAACTCGATGCCAGCATCCGCAACCTGACCAATGTCGAGGACCTCAAAGGCCGCCGCGATGCGCGCTTTGAGGGTAAGGCGCTGCTGCTGGGCGATGCCCAAGTGCAAAGCAGTGCCACCTTCGACCCCTTCAGTGATTTCGATGACTTTCAGTTTCGCCTGCGCGTCACGGGCATCGAGTTGCGTCGGCTTAATGACTTTGCCAGAGCCTACGGCAAGTTCGACTTCAATGCCGGCCACGGCGACCTGGTAATCGAAGCCGAGGCGCAAAAAGGCCGTCTCAACGGTTATATCAAGCCATTGCTGCGCGATGTCGATGTATTCAACTGGCAGCAGGACGTCCAGGAAGAGGACAAGGGCTTCTTCCGTTCGATCTGGGAAGCGCTGGTGGGGGGTGGCGAGACGGTGCTGAAAAACCAGCGCAAGAATCAGTTCGCCACCCGCGTTGAGCTCAGTGGTAGCGTGCATAAAAGCAACATCAGCGCGTTTGAGGCGTTCTTGCAGATTCTGCGCAACGGTTTCATCCAGGCTTTTAATGCCCGCTATGAGCAACCGCCGCCCAAGTCTGACTGA
- a CDS encoding AAA family ATPase, with translation MKFEGTRAYVATDDLKLAVNAAITLERPLLVKGEPGTGKTMLAEQLAESFGAKLITWHIKSTTKAHQGLYEYDAVSRLRDSQLGVDKVHDVRNYLKKGKLWEAFEAEERVILLIDEIDKADIEFPNDLLQELDKMEFYVYETDETIKAKQRPIIIITSNNEKELPDAFLRRCFFHYIAFPNRDTLQKIVDVHYPNIKKDLVSEALDVFFDVRKVPGLKKKPSTSELVDWLKLLMADNIGEAVLRERDPTKAIPPLAGALVKNEQDVQLLERLAFMSRRGNR, from the coding sequence ATGAAGTTCGAAGGCACCCGCGCATACGTCGCTACAGACGACCTGAAACTGGCGGTCAACGCGGCGATCACCCTGGAGCGGCCGTTGCTGGTCAAAGGCGAACCGGGTACCGGCAAGACCATGCTCGCCGAACAGCTCGCCGAATCCTTTGGCGCCAAGCTGATCACTTGGCACATCAAGTCGACCACCAAGGCCCACCAAGGCCTCTATGAGTACGATGCGGTCAGCCGCCTGCGTGATTCGCAGCTGGGCGTGGACAAGGTTCACGACGTGCGCAACTACTTGAAGAAAGGCAAGCTTTGGGAAGCGTTCGAGGCTGAAGAGCGGGTGATCCTGCTGATCGACGAAATCGACAAAGCCGACATCGAGTTCCCCAACGACCTGTTGCAAGAACTGGACAAGATGGAGTTCTACGTTTACGAGACCGACGAGACGATCAAGGCCAAGCAGCGCCCGATCATCATCATTACCTCGAACAACGAAAAAGAACTGCCTGACGCCTTCCTGCGTCGCTGCTTCTTCCACTACATCGCCTTCCCGAATCGCGACACCCTGCAGAAGATCGTCGACGTTCACTACCCCAACATCAAGAAGGACCTGGTCAGCGAAGCGCTGGACGTGTTCTTCGATGTGCGCAAAGTACCGGGGCTGAAGAAAAAACCGTCCACCTCCGAGCTGGTCGACTGGCTCAAGCTGCTGATGGCCGACAACATCGGCGAAGCCGTACTGCGTGAACGCGATCCGACCAAAGCCATCCCACCCTTGGCCGGCGCACTGGTGAAGAACGAACAAGACGTGCAACTGCTCGAGCGCCTGGCCTTCATGAGCCGTCGCGGTAACCGCTGA